CAGCACCCTCGTGTCGAACCTCCGGCACCCCCGTGTTCAACGCTCGGGACCCCCGAGTTCGACATTCGCGTTCACATCCTGTTGGGCCTGAATGTCGAACTCGGGGGTCCTGGGGGTTCGACACGACGGGTCTGGAGGTTCGACTCGCGCGTGCACCCGGGCGGCGGCGCGGGTCTGCCTATCGGGCGGCGGCCTCGAACAAGTCGTGCGTCCCCGGTCGAACAGCACCACCCGCACCGAGGTGATCCCCGGCGTCTCCTCCGCCGTCTCGGCGATCGTGGTCGACGCGATCCGCGCGGCGGACTCGACCGGCCACCGGTGGGTCCCGTGGAGATCGCCGGGAACGCGATGCCGCGCGCACCGGGACCGGCCGCGACGCGCATCGAGTTGCGGTAGCGGTCGGCCGGCGGGTGGGAGCGGTCCTCCGTCGCCACGGCCTGCCCTGTTCCGAGCCCCGGCCGCGATGTCGGGTTCGACGCGGTTCACGAGCGGCACCCTCCGGCCTTCACGGGTCGTGGTCGATCGGGTCCCCCCGGCCTGAATGTCGAACTCAGGGGTCCTGAATGTCGAACTCGGGGGTCCTGGGGGTTCGACACGACGGGTCTGGAGGTTCGACTCGCGTGGGGGCTAGGGGGCGATGCCGGTCAGGGCCAGGGCCAGCAGGCGGTCGGCCTCGGCGGGGTCGCCCTCGGCGGCCAGCGAGACGGCGTTGGCCAGCTTGAGCAGGTCGGCGGCTGCCACGTCGGGGCGGGCGGCGCCGGCCCGCCGGGCCTCGGCCACGAGGGCGTCGGCGGCGGTGGTGATCATCGCGTGGCAGGTCTCGCCGAGGGCCGGGTCCGCGCCGCGCAGCAGTGACGCGGCCAGGCCCCGGTTGGCGGCGGCGTGCCGGGCCACCGCGCGCAGCCACTCGACCAGGGACGCGTTCGCGGACCGCGCGCACAGCGCCGCCACCCGGTCGTGGAACACCGCTTCCAGCAGGGCCTGCCTGGTCGGGAAGTGGCGGTGCAGGGTGGCCGAGCCGACGCCCGCGCGGCGGGCCACCTCCTCCAGCGAGGCGTCCGCGCCGTGCTCGGCGACGGCCGCGTCGGCGGCGGCCACGATCCGCTCGCGG
This portion of the Saccharothrix syringae genome encodes:
- a CDS encoding TetR/AcrR family transcriptional regulator, with the protein product MRADARRNRERIVAAADAAVAEHGADASLEEVARRAGVGSATLHRHFPTRQALLEAVFHDRVAALCARSANASLVEWLRAVARHAAANRGLAASLLRGADPALGETCHAMITTAADALVAEARRAGAARPDVAAADLLKLANAVSLAAEGDPAEADRLLALALTGIAP